The genomic region ACGCTGGACGCGGCGAGGCCTGAGGCCAGCAACGCCAGCGCGAACGCCAGCGCCGCACCGGGGCCGAGCAGCTGGCCGAGCCCGGAGTGCATGTCCTCCAACGACTCCCGCGGCGCTCCGGCCTGGTGGAACGCACCCGCCGCCACCACGAGCATGCTGACGTTCACCAGGCCCGCGATGCCCAGCGCGACCACGATGTCGGTGCGGCTGGCCCGCAACGCGGTGCGCTGCCGCTCCGGCGACGGGCTGTGGTGGCGCTGGGTGAGAGCGGAGTGCAGGTAGATGACGTGCGGCATGACCGTGGCGCCGAGCATGCCGGTCGCGAGCAGCACGCTGTCCACGCCCGCGAACCCCGGCACCAGACCGGCCGCCGCGCCGGTCAGGGGACCGAGTTGCAGGGTCTGGTAGAGGAACCCGCCGAGCACGATCGCGAGCAGGCCGATGATCACCGACTCGAACCGGCGCCGCCGCAGGGGCGCCAGCGCGAGGATGCCGAACGACACCACCGCGGTGATCAGCGCCGCCGGGAGCAGCGGCACGCCGAACAACAGGTTCAGCGCCACCGCCGCTCCGACGAACTCCGCCAGGTCGGTGGCCATCGCCACCAGCTCCGCCTGCACCCACAGCAGCCGGGTCACCGGCCGCGGGTAGTGCTCCCGGCAGAGCTCAGGAAGGTTGCGGCCGGTCACGATGCCGAGCTTCGCCGACTGGTACTGGATGAACATCGCCAGCAGGCTCGCGCTGACGATCACCCACAACAACAGGTATCCGTGCGTCGCGCCGCCCGCCATGTTCGTCGCGAAGTTGCCGGGGTCGACGTAGGCGACCGCGACGACGAAAGCGGGTCCCATGACGACGGCGGCCGTCCGGATGCGAGCTGGCACCGTGATGCCGACCATCTGCGGGTCCTCCTCAGGTGAGCTTGCGGATGGCCTTCTCGATCAGCCCGAGGTTCGCCGGGCTGGTCGCGTACAGCAGCGGGTCGGGCTTGGGCGCGGAGGCGTGCCCGCCCAGCGGCTCCGGGTTCATCACGTAGGAGAACTCGTGCGCGCCGTCCGGTGCGGTGCCGGACGCCCAGCCGCCCTCGGCGCCCAGTGCCCCGTCGGAGTTGTGCCAGATCGTGCCCGCGTGCTCGGCGTGCTCCTCGTCGAACAACACGCTCGGCGCGATCGGGCCTTCGAGGCCGTCCTCCTGCAGCTCCTCGATCGCGGCGAGCCACATGTTCTGGTGCGCGGTGTCACGGGCCAGGTTGAACTTCAGCATGTCGCGGACACCGGTGTCGTCGGTCATGTTGTAGAGCCGGGCCGTCTGCAGCCTGCCCTGCGCCTCCGCCGCGACGTTCGCCCGGAAGTCGGCCATGAGGTTGCCGCTCGCGACGATGTACCGGCCGTTCCACGGAACACCGTTGCTGTCGGACAACGTGGGCCCGCCGCCGCTCACGATGGCCTGCTGCGGGTCCATGCCGCCGATCACCGCGGCGATCACCGGGTCGTCTTCGACCATCTTCGCCGTCACCCCGGTCGGGGCGCCTTCGAGCAGTCGCGCCACCATCGTCGCGAGCATCTCGACGTGGCCGATCTCCTCGGTGGCCACGTCCATGATCAGGTCCTTGTACTTGCCCTCCATCCGGCAGTTCCAGCCCTGGAAGAGGTACTGCATGGTCACGGTCATCTCGCCGTACGCGCCGCCGATCAGCTCCTGGAGCTTGCGGGCGTAGTGCGCGTCCGGCCGGTCCGGCTTGGCCTCGAACTGCAACCTGCTGGTGTGCAGGAACATCTCGCCTCCCGTGTGCTGTGGACTCCACGGCGAAAGCTAGGCAGCCGCTGTGACCCGCACGGCTCGGCGCCACCACCCGCTCGACACCGCCGCGTCACCGCCGCTGGTCAAGACGGAGCAATTTCGCCGAGGTGTGTGTGAGTCCTCAACTACCGGGCACCCGGCGACTCCCCGGCCGGGAGAGGAGTGAGCCGGACGATGACGCTGACCGAACCGACCACCGCGCGGAGTCCTGCGATGCACATCCAACTGCTCGACGGCTTCCGGCTGGGCCACGGCCGGACGCCGGTCCACGTCGTCCCCGGCGCGCAGAGACTCCTGGCACTTCTCGCACTGCGCGAGGGCCCGGTCCCCCGCGCCGTGGCCGCGGCACTGCTGTGGCCGGAGGCCAGCACCCGCCGCGCCGCCGCGTGCCTGCGGTCCTCGCTGTGGCGCCTGGGCAGGCCCGTCCCGCTGGTGGTGACCGTGGACGACACCCTGGTCCTCAACGCGGAGGTGGAGGTCGACTTCCACCGCGCCAGCGCGTTGACCGCGGAACCGGGCGCCGACCCGGACTCGGTGGCCCTGCTCAAGGCCGACCTGCTGCCCGGCTGGGCCCAGCCGTGGGTGGAGACCGAACGGGACTGGTGGCGCCAGGCCCGCCTGCACGCCCTGGAGGTGCTCAGCGAACGCCTCCGGTCCCGCGGCGACCACCACCACGCCCACCAGGCGGCGCTGGCCGCCGTCCAGACCGACCCGCTGCGGGAAAGCGCTCACCGGGCGCTCGTCGAGCTGCACCTCGCGGACGGCAACCCCGCGCAGGCCGTCCGCCAGTACCAGAGCTACCGCAGACTGCTGCGCGCCGAACTGGGCCTGGAGCCGTCCTCGCACATCCACGACCTCATGCGGCCGCTCCTGCGAGGTGTGCGGTAGCGGGCCGGGCGTTGTAGGCGGAGGCGCGGCCGATCGTCCACGCCTCCACCGCGTCGACCGCCCGACGCCCTCGTCCCACGGCGCCGAACGGGACAACTCCGCAACCCCAGAGCGACTCCGGCCGGGGATTCCCGCGGCGTAATCGTTCAACCACTCTCCGCTGCACCTTTCGGGCGTGACACAGCAGGGTTGCCACGCTCCGCCAACGCCCCTGCCGCTCACGCACGGCATCCACCGCGGACCCACCTGTCGCACGGATTGACGAACTTGTGGAACTACGGTGCTGTCATTCGTCTTTGCAGCCCACCAAGTTCGTATTGTGGTGTGAGTGCGAAATGGACAGTCGGTCAGCGAGGAACCAGCAGAGCTGGGCATCGAGGTGCTCCCGGTCGCACTGGCCGGACTGCGCGCCGAGCTGAGCGAGGCCAGGGCCCTGACCCTCGAGCTGGCCGGGATGACGGCGGAGCAGGCCGACTGCTCGTGGTGCGACCAGCTCGAGGCCGAGTACCACGACGCCGGTGCCGCGCAGGCGGCGATGGCGCGGCAGCTGACCCGGTGGCGCCTCGACCACCCGGACGCACCGGGACTGGACGACCTCGCCGGACTCGTCGCCGAGGTCGAGCCCGTCCGCCAGGCGCTCTTCGCCGAGCTGGCCCGGCTGCGCTGCGCACACGGCCTGAGCGGGACCAGCGTTCTCCCCGGCACGTCACGGGCGGAGCTGGTCCGCGACGAGCCACAGTGGACCGTCCAGCCCGGACACGAGCAGCACACCCTGCACGTCTGGCGCGAGGACGACACCCACCTGGTGGCCGTGGTCGGCGCCCACGGCGACGAGTCGGGCGACGCCGTCGCCGCACGGCTCGCGGCCGAGTACCCGGACCACGAGGTCGACCTGCTGATGTGGACGCCGAGCTCAGCCGGCGACCGCTTCGAACGCCGGACGTCCCAGGGCTGCGAGGAGGTCCGGGCGCACGACCTGATCGACCGGCTCGGCGCCGGCCGGCAGTACCGCTGCGGCTGTCAGCCCGGCATCGGGCGCTGACCCGACCTGGGCGCCGGCACCACGGCCGCGGCGACCGCCGTGGGCAGGTCCTGGTGCAGCTCGACGAGCCGGTCCACCTGGGTCAGCGCGAGCGGCCGGAGCACGGCGCGCTGGTCGGCGACGACCAGCAGCTTCGTCTCGGCCTGGGCCGCCTGCCGGTGACCGGTCACCAGCGCCGTCAGACCGGTGGACCCGAAGTAGGTCACCGCGCGGAGGTCGAGGACGAGTGCCGCGGGACGGGCTTCGAGCTGTGCGCGGACCTCGTCGAGCACCAGGTGCGCGTCGTCGTCCACCTCACCGCTCACGGCGGTCACCACGACGCCGTCGCACACGCGGGTCCGCACGGACAGCGGCGGCACGTCCTCGACGAGCTCGATCCTGGTCACGACGCCGTCCTTCCCGTGCACGCGTTGTCCGTCAACGAGATGACCTTAGGACAGCCCCGCGAAGGGCACATCCCCACAACAGATCACGGTGTACACCGTCTTGCCGCCGCCGGGCCTGGACCGCGTCCCCCAGTCGAGGGAGACGCCGTCGACCATCATCATCCCGCGACCGCGGTCCTCGCCGAGCCTCGACCTGCCGTACACGGGCAGCCGCTCGACCTCGTCGTCGACCTCCACCCAGACCCGGCACGGGACCACGCTGCGGAAGACGCGGAGCCTGCCGACACCGCAGGCGTGGTCGTGGACGTTGGAAGCCAGCTCCGTGACCACCAGCAGCACGTCGTAGCGGTGGTCCTCGCCGAGGTCGTGCAGCACGCCGCCGACGCCGCCGCGCAGCACCGCCGTGCTCATGCCCGGCTCGATCGACAGGTCCACGACCAACGACTTGGAGTCTTCTCCAACGAGCACAGACCGCCTCCGCATCGTCGCGCCGCTCCCCCTCGGCACGGCGAGCAGGCTACCCCGCCTCCGATCCGGCTGGACCATCCGGCGTGGCCGAACCGGGGAAGGCCGGAGGTGAACCGCGACGCTGCGACGCCATGAAGAACGGATCCACCTCGAACCGATCCACGCGCGACATTGCTCCACGCGGATCAACGGGACGTGCGGAGGTACCGCCGAAGGCCGGAAACCTCGCCGCTACAAGCAGAAGACCTTCGCAACACGACCCGCTCACCAGCAGGTTCCATCGATCGTGACGTCCTCGTTCGGACCCGGTCGCGTAAGATCGCTCAGGTTCACCGGAGCGCGCTTGAAAACCGCAGGTGTCTCCCCTCACGCGATTTCCCGCCATGCCGTGGAGGCAGCGAAACGATGGGCACCAGAACCGCGCAGGCAGACCGTTCGCCAGGCCAGGACAGCGCGAGAGAGGCGGCGGAACTGCCGGAGCTGCGGCAGCTGCTCGCCGGTCTGACCGCGGTGCGCGACGGCGACTTCGGCATCCGCCTCCCCGACGACTCCGACGGGCTGCTCGGCGAGATCGCCACCGTCTTCAACGGCATGGTGGACCAGCTGTCGCTCTTCACCTCCGAGGTCACCCGCGTGGCCCGCGAGGTCGGCACGGACGGCCGGCTCGGCGGGCAGGCCGAGGTGCCGGGGGTGTCGGGCACCTGGAAGGACCTCACCGACTCGGTGAACGCCATGGCGGGCAACCTCACCAGCCAGGTCCGCGACATCGCGCAGGTGGCGACGGCGGTCGCGCGGGGCGACCTGAGCCAGAAGATCGACGTGGACGCGCGCGGCGAGATCCTGGAGCTGAAGAACACCGTCAACACGATGGTCGACCAGCTCAGCTCGTTCGCCGACGAGGTCACCCGCGTCGCGCGCGAGGTCGGCAGCGAGGGGCGCCTGGGCGGGCAGGCCGACGTGCAGGGCGTCTCCGGCACCTGGCGCGACCTCACCGACTCGGTGAACTTCATGGCGGGCAACCTGACCGACCAGGTCCGCAACATCGCGCAGGTGACCACCGCGGTGGCCAGCGGCGACCTGAGCCAGAAGATCACGGTCACCGCCCGCGGCGAGATCCTCGAGCTCAAGAGCACCATCAACACGATGGTCGACCAGCTCAGCTCCTTCGCCGACGAGGTCACCCGCGTCTCCCGCGAGGTCGGCACCGACGGCATCCTCGGCGGCCAGGCCGACGTCAAGGGCGTCTCCGGCACCTGGCGCGACCTCACCGACTCGGTGAACTTCATGGCGGGCAACCTGACCGCGCAGGTGCGGTCCATCGCCCAGGTCGCCACGGCGGTCGCCCGCGGTGACCTGTCGCAGAAGATCACGGTCACCGCCCGCGGCGAGATCCTGGAGCTCAAGGACACCATCAACACGATGGTCGACCAGCTCAGCTCCTTCGCCGACGAGGTCACCCGCGTCTCCCGCGAGGTCGGCACCGACGGCCGCCTGGGCGGTCAGGCCGACGTCAAGGGCGTGTCCGGCACGTGGAAGGACCTCACGGAGTCGGTCAACATCATGGCGGACAACCTCACCGCCCAGGTGCGGTCGATCGCCCAGGTCACGACGGCGGTGGCACGGGGCGACCTGAGCCAGAAGATCCGCGTCGACGCCCGCGGCGAGATCCTGGAGCTGAAGGAGACCATCAACACGATGGTCGACCAGCTGTCCGGATTCGCTGACGAGGTCACCCGCGTGTCCCGCGAGGTCGGCACCGAGGGCAACCTGGGCGGCCAGGCCACCGTGCGCGGGGTGTCGGGCACCTGGAAGGACCTGACCGACAACGTCAACCTGATGGCGTCCAACCTGACGAACCAGGTGCGGTCGATCGCCCAGGTCGCCACCGCGGTCGCCCGCGGCGACCTGTCCCAGAAGATCACGGTCGAGGCCAAGGGCGAGGTCGCCGCGCTCGCCGGCGTGATCAACACGATGGTCGACACGCTGTCGGCGTTCGCGGACGAGGTCACCCGCGTCGCCCGCGAGGTGGGCACCGAGGGCATGCTCGGCGGTCAGGCGCGGGTGCCGAACGTGGCCGGCACGTGGAAGGACCTGACCGACAACGTCAACTTCATGGCGAACAACCTGACCAACCAGGTCCGCAACATCGCCCAGGTCACCACCGCGGTCGCGCAGGGCGACCTGACCAAGAAGATCGACGTCGACGCCCGCGGCGAGATCCTCGAGCTCAAGACGACGATCAACACGATGGTCGACCAGCTCAGCTCGTTCGCCGCCGAGGTGACCCGCGTGGCGCGCGAGGTCGGCAGCGAGGGGCGCCTGGGCGGCCAGGCCGAGGTCGAGGGCGTCTCCGGCACGTGGAAGCGGCTCACCGAGAACGTCAACGAGCTCGCCGAGAACCTGACCAGGCAGGTCCGCGCGATCGCCGAGGTGACCAGCGCGGTCGCCGAGGGCGACCTGACCCGCTCGATCACGGTCGAGGCCTCCGGTGAGGTGGCCGAGCTCAAGGACAACATCAACTCGATGGTCGGGTCGTTGCGCGACTCCACCAAGGCCAACCAGGACCAGGACTGGCTGAAGTCCAACCTGGCCCGCATCTCCAGCCTGATGCAGGGCCGCCGCGACCTCGCCGTCGTCGCCGAGCTGATCATGGACGAGCTGACGCCGCTGGTGTCGGCCCAGTTCGGCGCCTTCTACCTGGCCGACGACGCGGCCGACGAGCAGGAGCTGCGGCTGATCAGCTCCTACGGCCACCCCGACGACGACTCGCGGCCGACCCGGTTCCGGTTCGGCCAGTCGCTCGTCGGCCAGGCCGCGCGCAGCCGCCGCACCATCGCCGTGGACGAGATCGCGGCCGACTACGTGGCCATCACCTCCGGTCTCGGCCGGACCGCGCCGGTGAACCTGGTCGTGCTGCCGATCGTCGTGGAGGACCAGGTCCTCGGCGTCATCGAGGTCGCGTCGGTGCACCGGTTCACCGACATCCACCGCGACTTCCTCGACCAGCTGATGGAGACCATCGGCGTCAACGTCAACACCATCATCGCCAACGCGCGCACCGACGAGCTGCTGACCGAGTCCCAGCGGCTCGCCCAGGAGCTCCAGGCGCGGTCCGGTGAGCTGCAGGCGCGCCAGGAGGAGCTGCAGCGCTCCAACGACGAGCTGGAGGAGAAGGCGAAGCTGCTCGCCATCCAGAACCGCGACATCGAGGCGAAGAACCTGGAGATCGAGCAGGCCCGCCAGCAGCTGGAGAACCGCGCGCAGGAGCTCACCCTCGCGTCGAAGTACAAGTCGGAGTTCCTGGCCAACATGAGCCACGAGCTGCGCACGCCGTTGAACAGCCTGCTGATCCTCGCCCAGCTGCTCGCCCAGAACCCGAGCCGCAACCTCACCCCGAAGCAGGTGGAGTACGCGGGGATCATCCACTCCGCGGGGTCGGACCTGCTGCAGCTGATCAACGACATCCTCGACCTGTCCAAGGTCGAGGCGGGCAAGATGGACATCACGCCCGAGCCCGTGGCGCTGCGCAAGCTGATGGACTACGTCGAGCTGACGTTCCGGCCGCTCACCACGCAGAAGGGCCTGGACTTCCGGATCACCACCGCGCCGGGCGTGCCGGAGGAGCTGATCACCGACGACACCCGGCTGCAGCAGGTCCTGCGCAACCTGCTGTCCAACGCGGTGAAGTTCACCGAGACCGGTGCGGTGGAGCTGCGCATCGAGCTCGCCGACCCCGACCACCTGTCGCCCGCGGTGCGCGAGCACGGCCCGGCGATCATGTTCCGGGTCAGCGACACCGGCATCGGCATCGCCGAGCAGCAGCTGGAGTCGATCTTCGGCGCGTTCCAGCAGGCCGACGGCACCACCAGCCGCAAGTACGGCGGCACCGGACTGGGCCTGTCGATCAGCCGCGAGATCGCCTACCTGCTCGGCGGCTCGATCACCGCGGAGAGCACGCTGGGCGAGGGCAGCACGTTCATCCTCTACCTGCCGGTGCACCGGGCGGACTACCGCGAGCTGGTCGCCGCCGCCGCCGACAACCAGGCGGCGGCCACCGCGTCGGTGCAGGCACCGCCCGCGACCAGCGGGCACCGGCGCCGCCTGCTCGTCGTGGAGGAGCGGCCGCAGGGCCTGCTGTCGCTCGTGGCGCAGAGCGCGGTGACCGACCTGTCCGCGAGCAACGACCCGCGCGGAACCGCCGAGGTCGTCACGGCCGTCGGGGAGGAAGAGGCGGCGGCGGCGCTGGCGACCGAGCCGTACCACTGCGTGGTCCTGGAGCTGGACCTGCCCGACCAGGCCGCGCTGCGGTTCCTGGACGCGCTCGACGGTGACCCGGCCGCGCGCACGACCCCGGTGCTGGCGCACAACAACCGCCGGCTGTCGGCCGACCTGGAGCAACAGCTGCAGGCGCGCATCGGCACCAGGCCGCTGGAGCTGCTGTCCAGTTTGGACGAGCTGCGCGAGCGGATCGCGTTGCACCTCAACGCTGAAGACCCAGAGGACGTGCTACCGCTGGTGCGCCCCGAACAGCCACGGCCACCGGCGACGCGTCAGGTGAACGGGCAGCTGGCCGGCCGGACGGTGCTGATCGTGGACGACGACGCCCGCAACCTCTTCGCGCTCAGCAGCATCCTGGAGCTGCACGGCGTGCGGGTGCTGCACGCGGAGAACGGCAGGGAGGGCATCGAGACCCTGGTCGGCCACCCGGAGATCGACCTGATCCTGATGGACGTGATGATGCCGGAGATGGACGGCTACGCCGCCACCTCGGCGATCCGCGCCATGCCGGAGCACGCGGAGCTGCCGATCATCGCGGTGACCGCGAAGGCGATGCCGGGTGACCGGGACAAGAGCATCGCCTCCGGTGCCAACGACTACGTCACCAAACCGGTGGACGCCGACGACCTGGTCGCCTGCGCGCTGCGGTGGATGCGATCCCGGTGACCGGCCGCGAGGCGGGTCCCGACGAGGCGGGCACCGGCGAGGCGGACACCGGCGAGGCGGGTACCGGTCAGGCGGGTACCGGTCAGGCGGGCACCGGTCAGGCGGGCACCGGTCAGGCGGGCACCGGTCAGGCGGGCACCGGTCAGGCGGGCACCGGTCAGGCGGGCACCGGTCAGGCGGGCACCGGTCAGGCGGGCACCGGTCAGGCGGGCACCGGTCAGGCGGGCACCGGTCAGGCGGGCACCGGTCAGGCGGGCACCGGTCAGGCGGGCACCGGTCAGGCGGGCACCGGTCAGGCGGGCACCGGTCAGGCGGGCACCGGTCAGGCGGGCACCGGTCAGGCGGGCACCGGTCAGGCGGGCACCGGTCAGGCGGGCACCGGTCAGGCGGGCACCGGTCAGGCGGGCACCGGTCAGGCGGGCACCGGTCAGGCGGGCACCGGTCAGGCGGGCACCGGTCAGGCGGGCACCGGTCAGGCGGGCACCGGTCAGGCGGGCACCGGTCAGGCGGGCACCGGTCAGGCGGGCACCGGTCAGGCGGGCACCGGTCAGGCGGGCACCGGTCAGGCGGGCACCGGTCAGGCGGGCACCGGCAGGCGGGCACCGGTCAGGCGGGCACCGGTCAGGCGGGCACCGGCAGGCGGGCACCGGCAGGCGGGCATCAGCGGGGCGGGCACCAGGCAGGCGGGCACCGGTCAGGCGGGCACCAGCAGGCGAGCACCAGCCAGGCGGGCACCAGCAGCGACACCAGGCGGGCACCAGCCAGCGAGCACCAGCCAAGCGAGCACCAGCCAGGCGAGCACCAGCCAGGCAGGCACCGGCCAGGCGGGCATCAGCCAGGCAGGCACCGGTGAGGCGGGCATCGGCCGGCTCGCGGCACGGTCGCCGCCTGCACGGAGGTCGACGAGGCACGGGCCGCCGCGAACGGCCGCGCGCTGGTGGAGCTCGCCAAGGGTGTGCTCGTCGAACGGCTGCGGTGCGGTCCCGCCCAGGCCGCGCAGCAGCTCGCGTTGCTGGCCGAGCGCGCGGGCGCCACGCAGCTCCAGCTCGCCGTGGAGATCATCAACGAGGTGGCGGGCGACGAGCTGACCGCCGCGCCCGTCGTGGCCGACGAGCCGGGTGGGGCCACCGTGATCCGGTTGCGGACGGCG from Lentzea guizhouensis harbors:
- a CDS encoding ATP-binding protein, with the protein product MLVGEDSKSLVVDLSIEPGMSTAVLRGGVGGVLHDLGEDHRYDVLLVVTELASNVHDHACGVGRLRVFRSVVPCRVWVEVDDEVERLPVYGRSRLGEDRGRGMMMVDGVSLDWGTRSRPGGGKTVYTVICCGDVPFAGLS
- a CDS encoding pentapeptide repeat-containing protein is translated as MAGARWLVPAWCRCWCPPGWCSPAGARLTGARLPGARPADARLPVPACRCPPDRCPPDRCPPAGARLTGARLTGARLTGARLTGARLTGARLTGARLTGARLTGARLTGARLTGARLTGARLTGARLTGARLTGARLTGARLTGARLTGARLTGARLTGARLTGARLTGARLTGARLTGARLTGARLTGARLTGARLTGARLTGARLTGARLTGARLTGARLTGARLTGARLTGTRLTGTRLAGVRLAGARLVGTRLAAGHRDRIHRSAQATRSSASTGLVT
- a CDS encoding STAS domain-containing protein, yielding MTRIELVEDVPPLSVRTRVCDGVVVTAVSGEVDDDAHLVLDEVRAQLEARPAALVLDLRAVTYFGSTGLTALVTGHRQAAQAETKLLVVADQRAVLRPLALTQVDRLVELHQDLPTAVAAAVVPAPRSGQRPMPG
- a CDS encoding manganese catalase family protein, translated to MFLHTSRLQFEAKPDRPDAHYARKLQELIGGAYGEMTVTMQYLFQGWNCRMEGKYKDLIMDVATEEIGHVEMLATMVARLLEGAPTGVTAKMVEDDPVIAAVIGGMDPQQAIVSGGGPTLSDSNGVPWNGRYIVASGNLMADFRANVAAEAQGRLQTARLYNMTDDTGVRDMLKFNLARDTAHQNMWLAAIEELQEDGLEGPIAPSVLFDEEHAEHAGTIWHNSDGALGAEGGWASGTAPDGAHEFSYVMNPEPLGGHASAPKPDPLLYATSPANLGLIEKAIRKLT
- a CDS encoding HAMP domain-containing protein codes for the protein MGTRTAQADRSPGQDSAREAAELPELRQLLAGLTAVRDGDFGIRLPDDSDGLLGEIATVFNGMVDQLSLFTSEVTRVAREVGTDGRLGGQAEVPGVSGTWKDLTDSVNAMAGNLTSQVRDIAQVATAVARGDLSQKIDVDARGEILELKNTVNTMVDQLSSFADEVTRVAREVGSEGRLGGQADVQGVSGTWRDLTDSVNFMAGNLTDQVRNIAQVTTAVASGDLSQKITVTARGEILELKSTINTMVDQLSSFADEVTRVSREVGTDGILGGQADVKGVSGTWRDLTDSVNFMAGNLTAQVRSIAQVATAVARGDLSQKITVTARGEILELKDTINTMVDQLSSFADEVTRVSREVGTDGRLGGQADVKGVSGTWKDLTESVNIMADNLTAQVRSIAQVTTAVARGDLSQKIRVDARGEILELKETINTMVDQLSGFADEVTRVSREVGTEGNLGGQATVRGVSGTWKDLTDNVNLMASNLTNQVRSIAQVATAVARGDLSQKITVEAKGEVAALAGVINTMVDTLSAFADEVTRVAREVGTEGMLGGQARVPNVAGTWKDLTDNVNFMANNLTNQVRNIAQVTTAVAQGDLTKKIDVDARGEILELKTTINTMVDQLSSFAAEVTRVAREVGSEGRLGGQAEVEGVSGTWKRLTENVNELAENLTRQVRAIAEVTSAVAEGDLTRSITVEASGEVAELKDNINSMVGSLRDSTKANQDQDWLKSNLARISSLMQGRRDLAVVAELIMDELTPLVSAQFGAFYLADDAADEQELRLISSYGHPDDDSRPTRFRFGQSLVGQAARSRRTIAVDEIAADYVAITSGLGRTAPVNLVVLPIVVEDQVLGVIEVASVHRFTDIHRDFLDQLMETIGVNVNTIIANARTDELLTESQRLAQELQARSGELQARQEELQRSNDELEEKAKLLAIQNRDIEAKNLEIEQARQQLENRAQELTLASKYKSEFLANMSHELRTPLNSLLILAQLLAQNPSRNLTPKQVEYAGIIHSAGSDLLQLINDILDLSKVEAGKMDITPEPVALRKLMDYVELTFRPLTTQKGLDFRITTAPGVPEELITDDTRLQQVLRNLLSNAVKFTETGAVELRIELADPDHLSPAVREHGPAIMFRVSDTGIGIAEQQLESIFGAFQQADGTTSRKYGGTGLGLSISREIAYLLGGSITAESTLGEGSTFILYLPVHRADYRELVAAAADNQAAATASVQAPPATSGHRRRLLVVEERPQGLLSLVAQSAVTDLSASNDPRGTAEVVTAVGEEEAAAALATEPYHCVVLELDLPDQAALRFLDALDGDPAARTTPVLAHNNRRLSADLEQQLQARIGTRPLELLSSLDELRERIALHLNAEDPEDVLPLVRPEQPRPPATRQVNGQLAGRTVLIVDDDARNLFALSSILELHGVRVLHAENGREGIETLVGHPEIDLILMDVMMPEMDGYAATSAIRAMPEHAELPIIAVTAKAMPGDRDKSIASGANDYVTKPVDADDLVACALRWMRSR
- a CDS encoding AfsR/SARP family transcriptional regulator, with the translated sequence MTLTEPTTARSPAMHIQLLDGFRLGHGRTPVHVVPGAQRLLALLALREGPVPRAVAAALLWPEASTRRAAACLRSSLWRLGRPVPLVVTVDDTLVLNAEVEVDFHRASALTAEPGADPDSVALLKADLLPGWAQPWVETERDWWRQARLHALEVLSERLRSRGDHHHAHQAALAAVQTDPLRESAHRALVELHLADGNPAQAVRQYQSYRRLLRAELGLEPSSHIHDLMRPLLRGVR
- a CDS encoding Nramp family divalent metal transporter translates to MVGITVPARIRTAAVVMGPAFVVAVAYVDPGNFATNMAGGATHGYLLLWVIVSASLLAMFIQYQSAKLGIVTGRNLPELCREHYPRPVTRLLWVQAELVAMATDLAEFVGAAVALNLLFGVPLLPAALITAVVSFGILALAPLRRRRFESVIIGLLAIVLGGFLYQTLQLGPLTGAAAGLVPGFAGVDSVLLATGMLGATVMPHVIYLHSALTQRHHSPSPERQRTALRASRTDIVVALGIAGLVNVSMLVVAAGAFHQAGAPRESLEDMHSGLGQLLGPGAALAFALALLASGLAASSVGTYSGQVIMEGYLRRRIPLWVRRAVTMAPALAVLSFGVDPTKALVLSQVVLSFGIPFALIPLVLLARRADVMGAAANRRRVTAVGAAAALVISALNLFLLVRTVTG